A region from the Azospirillum thermophilum genome encodes:
- a CDS encoding AAA family ATPase: protein MARDAYDALLTYLRIDQMQPHRARGSLAPTAPVVTIARSHGAGAETIAPKVAEALGVACFDKEILDAIVAEAKSDPALLRTLDEKLPERAGMFLYASLMGLHDPLTEYQQLLARVVNAIAFRGGVIVGRGAHLLLRGAPRFRVRIVGSDELCARRLAGGDADKVAAQLAEVQRINAARTRFFQESFKISGEDPLHYDLIVNTDRFADLDAVADLIVRAYRIHGAKP, encoded by the coding sequence ATGGCCCGCGACGCTTACGACGCCCTTCTCACCTACCTGCGCATCGACCAGATGCAGCCCCACCGCGCCCGGGGCAGCCTTGCCCCGACGGCCCCGGTGGTCACCATCGCCCGCAGCCACGGCGCCGGGGCCGAGACCATCGCGCCCAAGGTGGCGGAGGCGCTGGGGGTCGCCTGTTTCGACAAGGAGATCCTGGACGCCATCGTGGCGGAGGCGAAGTCGGACCCCGCCCTGCTCCGCACGCTGGACGAGAAGCTGCCGGAGCGCGCCGGCATGTTCCTCTACGCCAGCCTGATGGGGCTGCACGACCCGCTGACCGAGTATCAGCAGCTTCTGGCCCGGGTGGTGAACGCCATCGCCTTCCGCGGCGGGGTGATCGTCGGCCGCGGGGCGCATCTGCTGCTGCGCGGGGCGCCGCGCTTCCGTGTCCGGATCGTCGGGTCGGATGAGCTGTGCGCCCGCCGGCTGGCCGGCGGCGACGCCGACAAGGTGGCCGCCCAACTCGCCGAGGTCCAGCGCATCAACGCGGCACGGACCCGCTTCTTCCAGGAGAGCTTCAAGATCTCCGGCGAGGATCCGCTGCACTATGACCTGATCGTCAACACGGACCGCTTCGCCGACCTGGACGCGGTGGCGGACCTGATCGTCCGCGCCTACCGCATCCACGGCGCCAAGCCGTAG